A region from the Macrobrachium nipponense isolate FS-2020 chromosome 47, ASM1510439v2, whole genome shotgun sequence genome encodes:
- the LOC135204907 gene encoding chloride intracellular channel exl-1-like → MGSVGQQQPKTAVPGPLDEVTAYVKAGVDGERMGACPFCQRVFMVLLIKSQLKLLKFKVITTNPAKPPPEFKALGLKHVPALIHGDDGFDALDDIIQYLDTNYPGGGLEYNNPDADLATKDFFSKFCFYIKAVNEDPSKLDQALKKLNIFLEKSLNITNGITNGDSHQDEGEEENANQAHIQYLCGNNLTHLDCEVLPKLQHLRVAAKALKNYDIPTDLRGFWRYLHAAYTHPVFVRTCPCDQEIILHWHDRPETPKLSHKKHSVIAKEKPKFSFDVPVHASVVTIIDES, encoded by the exons ATGGGAAGCGTGGGCCAACAACAGCCAAAGACGGCTGTCCCAGGACCCCTGGACGAAGTCACGGCCTACGTGAAGGCTGGAGTGGATGGGGAACGCATGGGAGCATGCCCCTTCTGCCAGAGGGTCTTCATGGTCCTCCTTATCAAGTCACAACTGAAGCTGTTGAAGTTTAAG GTAATCACCACTAATCCAGCAAAACCCCCGCCAGAATTCAAAGCGCTGGGTCTGAAACACGTGCCGGCCCTGATTCACGGGGACGACGGGTTCGACGCCCTGGACGACATCATCCAGTACCTAGACACAAA CTACCCAGGTGGAGGTCTGGAGTACAACAACCCTGATGCTGACTTGGCTACCAAAGATTTCTTCTCCAAGTTCTGCTTCTACATCAAGGCCGTCAACGAAGACCCGTCAAAACTGGATCAGGCCCTGAAGAAGCTAAACAtattcttggaaaagagtctgaACATAACAAACGGCATCACAAACGGCGACTCGCATCAG gatgagggggaggaggagaacgcCAACCAAGCACACATCCAGTATCTGTGCGGCAATAACTTAACACATCTCGACTGTGAGGTACTTCCCAAGCTGCAGCACCTCCGCGTTGCGGCAAAGGCTCTCAAAAACTATGACATACCCACGGATCTGAGGGGATTCTGGAG ATACCTTCACGCAGCATACACCCACCCAGTTTTCGTCAGAACATGCCCGTGCGACCAGGAAATCATCCTCCACTGGCACGACAGACCAGAAACGCCAAAGCTGTCGCACAAAAAGCACTCCGTCATcgccaaagaaaaaccaaagttcTCCTTTGACGTACCTGTCCACGCCTCCGTGGTGACAATCATTGACGAGAGCTAA